GCGGCACTTGCAATTGGGGCAATTTCTTCCAGACTTGGAACAGCGGCGCGAATGGCATTGCCACGATCTGCATTGTCAACATGAACACGGCACTCAGCGGCAACGATTTTGCCCTTGACGATATCGTGTTCGCACCCGTATGCTTGGAGACCGATACCGTCACGGTGCACGTCGTCAACATCACCGCCGTCGCTGCTCCCACCCTCCTCTTCATACCCTGCGAAGGAGCAAATGTCACGCTCAGCGGGGCAGGTTCCAGCAGCGGACCTGACATTACTTATTCATGGAGCACCCCCAATGGCAATATCGTTTCTGGCGAAAACACCCTCAACCCCGTCGTCAACGCTGCCGGAACCTACACGCTATCTGTCATTTACAACAACGGCTTTGTCACCTGCACCAAAACCGCCACCGTCAATGTCGCCCCAAGCGCCAATCAACTATCCGCATGGATAACCCCCCCCGCGCCCATCGGCTGTGGTTCCAACAACGTGACACTTATCGGCAACACAAATCAACCCGCATTTGCCACTTATCAATGGACAACTTTCAACGGCAACATTGTCAGCGGGGAAAACAGCAAAAATGCCGTCGTCAACCAACCCGGCACCTACACCCTGCTCGTTACCAACACCAGCAATGGTTGCACCGCCACCGCTGAAGTCACCGTCACCACCGCCACCAACCCACCCATCGCCAATGCCAACGCCGTCGGCACCATTACCTGTCTGGTAAACACGGCCAACCTTTCCGGCGCGGGTTCATCCTCGGGCAACAACATCACCTACGCTTGGACGACCCCTGATGGCATCATCCTATCGGGTCAAAACAGCCTCAACGCAGTAGCCGGGGCAGGTGGCACCTACATTCTGGCCGTCACCAACACCTCCAATAACTGCACCTCCTACGACACCGTCACCGTCGCCGACGATGTGGTGCCGCCCAATCTCAACATACAGCCTCCCGGCCTGCTCAATTGCGTCACACCTTCCATAACCCTCTCAGCCACCGTTTTGCCCACCGGAGCAGCCATTAGCTGGGCTACTTCCAATGGCGGCAACATCATAAGCGGCCAAAACACCCTCAACCCCGTCGTGAATGCCGCTGGCACCTATACCCTTACGGCCACCAACCCAGCCAACGGCTGTTCGGCCGGCACATCCGTCACCGTCGGGGCTGATTTGACCCTGCCGCTCGCAGCCGTGCTGCCTGCCGACACGCTCACCTGCCAGCAACCAAGCCTTGTGCTTTCCGGCAGCGGCTCCAGCGTAGGGCCGAACTTTTCCTACAACTGGACAGCGACCAACGGCGGCAACCTCGTCAGCGGTCAAAACACACTCTCGCCGCTCATCAATGCTGCCGGCACATACACCCTGCTCGTCACCAACAATGTCAATGGCTGCACAGCTCAGGCATCCCTGTCTGTCGAGGCCGATACCAATATCGTGGTGGCTATCGCCAACGCTCCCGACACCCTTACCTGCGTGGTAAACAATGTGACGCTCAATGCCAATGGCTCCACAGACGGAGCCTCCATCACCTACCAATGGACAACGACGGACGGCAACATCACAGGCGGTGCCAACACACCCAACCCGACGGCCAATGCCCCCGGCACCTACCAATTGCTGCTGACCAACACCGCCAACGGCTGCTCAGCCACCGATGTCGCCATCGTGGCGCAAAACGTGACCACCACCCAATTGCAAATAGCGACACCCGGCTTGCTCACCTGTGCCAGCCCCACCCTCGTGCTGCAAGGGCAGGTAGTCAATCCCCCCGGCAATTACACATTCCAATGGACAGCAGCCGGCGGCGGCAACGTCGTGTCGGGTGGCACCACCCTCAACCCCACCATCAATGCCCCCGGCGAATACACGCTCACCAGCACCAACACCGCCAACGGCTGCACCGCGTCAACCACCGCTCAGGTGGCCATAGAGGCCGGCACCCCGGTAGCCATAGCAGCCTCGCCCGGCCCGCTTACATGCGCCCTGCCAACTCAGACCTTGACCTCAAATGGCTCTTCGCAAGGCGCGAATTTTACCTATCAATGGACTACTCAAAACGGCAACATCACAAACGGAGCCAACACCCCCAGCCCCACCGTGAACCAAATAGGCGACTATGTGCTCCTCATCACCAATACCGCCAATGGCTGCACCGCCACTGACACGGTAGCCGTCTTGGAAAACAAAACACCTCCTCCCGCCGAGGCGGGACAGGATGGCACATTGACTTGCTACGCCCCCATTTATATGCTGACGGCCAATGGCGGGCAACCCAATCCCGACCTACATTTTTCTTGGTCAACAATTGATGGGAACATTATCGGAAACCAAGACACCCTCTTGGCCGAGTGCGACAAGGCTGGCAGTTATGTGCTGCAAGTGACCGACCTGCTCACGGGCTGCATCGCCTTCGACACCGTGAAAGTGGCGGCAGAACAACAACAGCCGTCCCTGAGCATCCCCCAGCCCAGTATGCTCAACTGCTTGCAAACGAGTGTTGTCATTCAGGCAAGCGCGACGGGCTTCGTGTTGATTTTTGATTGGCAAACCCTCGACGGGCAGTTCGTAGGAGGGCAAAGCAGCGCCACGCCAGCGGTGAACGCCCCCGGAACATACACCCTCGTCGTCGTGGACAGTGTCAACGGTTGTTCCAACACCGCCAGCATCGTCGTCGCTCAGGACATTGCCGCGCCCGACATTCAAGTGGGGCAACCCGGCTCCATCACTTGCGCTACGCCCAGCCAGACCGTTCAAGCTCAAAACCTTTCCCTGCCGGGAAATTTTGACTATGCGTGGACGACCTCTTCGAGCGGGAATATCGTTTCGGGAAACAACACCCTAAACCCTCTCGTCAACGCAGGCGGTGATTACACCCTGCTAACCACCAACCTTGACAACGGCTGCACCAGCGTGGTCAGTCTAAGCATCGCGCAAGATACCCTCGCACCCACTGCCGACGCGGGCGCGAATGACACGCTGAGCTGCAGCGTCAGCAATTTGTCGCTCGACGGCACTGCTACCGGCACCGGACTGCTTGCCTTGCTTTGGACAGCCTCCAATGGTGGCAATATCCTTTCTGGCTCCACTACCCTCCAGCCACTCGTCAACGCCGCAGGCACTTACACCCTGCTCGTCACCAACACCGTCAATGGCTGCACCGCCACCGACGCGGTGCAGGTATTCAATGATTTGAACGCGCCCCAAGCCGATGCCGGGCCTTCCCCGACCCTCACTTGTGCCATTCAGCAGACGACACTGAATGCGACCGCCAGCACAGGTACTGACTTCACCTACCAATGGGTGGCGACAGGAGGGGGCAACATCGTCGGAGGGGCCAACACACTTGCCCCGACGGTGAACGCGCCCGGCACCTACCTGCTCACCGTGACGAATCTCGCCAATGGCTGCACCACCACCTCGCAAGTCAAGGTGAATGAGAATGTGACCCCTCCCCCCGTAGGCATCGCCCCTCCCGGCATCCTGACCTGCGCCATCACGAGCCTGAACCTCAACGGAATGCCCGCCACAGGCAACTACGCTTGGCTTTGGACGACGGGCAATGGCAACATCGTGGCGGGGGCCAACACCGCCAGCCCTACCATCAACCAGTCGGGAGCCTACACCCTCTTCGTCACTGATTTGGCAAATGGCTGTTCCGCCACTTCTGTCACCATCGTTGGGCAGGATTTTGCCCTCCCGGTTATTTCCGCCGCAACGCCCGACACGCTGACCTGCGCCGTGGTGAGCGTTGCCCTTTCAGGGAACGTGGCGCAGCCCACCAGCGGATTCAGCGTCGAATGGACGAGTTTGGGGGGGCATCCCGTCTTTGCCCCAAACACTTTGAACCCCATGGTGAACACGCCGGGGGAATATCTTTTCAGTGTTAAAAACAATCAAAACGGGTGTGAGACATCTATGCTGCTTACGGTCGTTCAAGACACCGCGCACCCAGTAGCCCAAGCCACAGCGTCGAATGAAATCACTTGCGCCAATCCTGCGGTCAGCCTGAATGGGGGAGGGTCGTCAGTCGGCCCCCATTTCACTTATCTGTGGTCGGGCGGGCAAATTGTGAGCGGCCACAACACCCTGTCGCCCATTGTTGCGGCAGCCGGGCCTTATGTGCTGACGGTGACCGACGAGTCGAACGGGTGCATTTCCGTTGCAGTGACCGTGGTGGCATCCAATACCGCCGCACCCAATGTCGCCATATTGCCACCCGGTCTTTTGACTTGCGTGACGAGCGAGACAACTTTGAGCGCCAACCTAACAGGCGCATTGCCCGCTTTTTCCGCCCAATGGGCCACCGACAACGGTCATTTGGTTTCAGGCCAAGCAACGCTTTCCCCTCTCGTGAACCAGCCCGGCACTTATTTGCTTACGGTGACGAATTTGGAAAACGGCTGCGCCACCACCACGCAGACTGTTGTTTCACAGGATATTGCGCCGCCGGGGGCCAATGCCGGCCCTGAATCGGTGTTGCATTGCCAGCAACCAACAGTCGCTTTGCAGGGCAGTAGCCCAAGTGCGGGCAATATGATGTTTGCATGGACGACCAACAATGGCAACATCACCGCTGGCGCGGCGACCGCCAATCCGCTCGTGAACGCGCCGGGCCTATACTCGCTGCTCGTGACAAACCCATCGAATGGCTGCACGTCGGCGGATGAAGTCGCCGTCGTGGAGGTGCCGCTTCCCTCGTTTGCGCCAGAACTCTTGCAACCCGATTGCCACAACACAAAGGGCGCTGTGGATTTTGGCTCCGTCGCGGGCGGAAAGGCGCCGTTCTCGTACTCCAACGACGGTGGCCAAACTTTTTCCGCCTACTCCTATCTCGCCAACCTGTCGCCGGGTCTCTACGACCTCGTGGTGCGCGATGCTTACGGCTGCACTGCCGAGTCGAGCGTCCAGATTGATTTGCCTTTCGAGCCGACGGTGGCGCTGACCCCACACATTCAAATCGAGTTGGGCGAGGTCGTTCAGTTGGAACCCGTGCTCAATCAATCGGTTTCCGATATCGTTTCGTGGGAATGGTCGCCTGCCGAGGGGCTTTCGTGTGCCGACTGCCCTTTCCCGATGGCCAAACCCCTGCGCACCATCGTTTACACGCTCAAAATCGTTGACCAGAACGGTTGCGATGCCGCAGCCAAGGTGATGCTTCGGGTGGACAGGCGCCGGTTTGTTTACGCGCCCAATATCTTCTCGCCCAATGGCGATGGAGAGAATGAGACGTTCACGATTTACGGAAAGAACGTGAAGGAAATTCGCAGTCTTCAAATTTACGACCGATGGGGCGCCGAGATATTTCAGGTGAAAAACCTGCAAGCCAACGACGAGGCACGCGGCTGGGACGGCACTTTCAGGGGAAAAGAACTGAACCCGGCGGTGTTTGTGTGGCAGGCGGTCATCGAGTTTGAAGATGGCGAGGTAGAGGTGTACGCCGGGGATGTGACGTTGTTGCGATGAACCTCCCTTGTGCTATTTCTCGTGTTGGCCTATCAAAAAATGAAGCGAGCTACGCATGAAAATACCCTTCGCGGCAGCGATATGTTGCTTTTTGGTGCCAATGGCCGTGTCGGCCCAATCCAACACTGACAGCCTTTGGCGTGTGTGGAACGATGGGGGACAGCATGATACTGCGCGCTTGAGTGCAATTCAACGGTTGGCCTTCGACTACATCAATCACCACCCAGACTCGGCTCGGCTGTTGGCCGAACAGCAGCTGGCCTTAGCGCGTGCAAAGGGGATAGCGCGCTGGGAAGCAAGGGCGCTAAATACCATTGGGCTTTCGTGGCGCTTTCAAAGCGATTATGGGAAGGCATTGCAGCATTTTGAGCAATCGTTGGCTTTGCTCGAAAGGGCTGGCGACCGCAGCTACATGGCGGTGGTGTATGGCAATATGGGCGGCTTGTACCGGGAGCAAAGCAATTTTCCCAAGGCCATCGAGTGTATCAACAAATCTCTCCAGCTGGCGGAAGAAACCAATGACTTCAAAAAAGTAGCCGATGCTTATGTCGGCATCGCCACCATTTACTACAACGACCCCAACGGCAATGACAAAGCGCAAGAATACCTGCTCAAGGCGTTAGAGATTTATGAAAAATTGGGCAACGAGGAGGGCGTGGCGTTGGTGTACGGCAACCTATCGGCACTATTCCTTGAAAAAGAGGACTACGACAACGCCCTGTCCTTCAACGACAAATCTTTGAAGACGCAGCAGAAAAGAGGCGACCGATACGGTGCCGCCACCTCGCTGCACAACCGGGCCGCCATACTCGCCAGTTTGGGGCGTTACCAAGAGGCAATGGCCGATTATGAAAAAGAAGTCGCTATTTTTCAAGAAATAGGCAATCAAGAGGGTGTAGCCGATGCGTACAACAACATGGGGGATATGCTGATTCGGCTCAAACGTTATCCCGAAGCCATCCGCCTCTGCACCAAAGCGTTGGAACTGGCTCGCAACATGGGCAGTCCCAATATCAAGGAAATGTACGCCTGCGACTGCCTGTATATGGCTCACGAGAAAATGGGCAATCACCAAAAAGCCTTCGAGTATCTGAGGCAGTATGTGCAGGTCAAGGACAGTCTCCAACTTCACGAAACAACGCAGCAGCTCAAACAAATGGAATTGGAGCGTCAATCCGTGGCAGATAGCCTCGAGCGTGAAAAAGAAAAGTTTCGGGTGGAAATGGCGCACCAGCAGGCGATGCGTCGCAAAGACCGAACGGTGGGCATCCTGTTGGCTACCGGTTTGGGCATCCTATTCGTCGCATGGGCGTTTTGGGCGCGTATGCTGTACTTCAGGCGCCGTTCGAGGCAGATGCAAGTCCGTTCGGAGGCTTTGGAAAAACAACATCTGCTCAATGAAATCGCTTTGCTGCGCACGCAAGTGAACCCCCATTTTCTGTTCAATAGCCTGAGCATTTTGTCTTCTTTGGTGCATCTTGATGCCAACCTTGCCGAGCAGTTCATCGAGCAGCTGTCGCGCTCCTATCGGTACATCTTGGACCAAAAAGAACAGTCGCTCGTCACGTTGCGCACGGAGTTGGAATTCATCCGCTCCTATACTTTTTTGCTAAAAATTCGATTTGAGAACAAGTTTGAGTTGGCGATTCAAGTGCCAGAAAGAATGTTGGACGAGAAACAAATCGCGCCACTGACCCTACAATTGCTCATCGAAAACGCCGTGAAGCACAATCGGATGTCGGAGAAAGAACCTTTGGTGGTGACCGCGTGCGTTGAAAATGACGACACCTTGGTCGTGCAAAATCGGCTTCAGCCTCGTTCGACGGCGCCCGTCTCCACGGGGGTGGGCTTGAAAAATATCCAAGACCGATATGCGCTGCTTACCGACCGCCCCGTGTGGGCAGGCAAAGTGGATGGAGCATTTGTGGTAAAGGTGCCGTTGCTGGGGTGATGCGCGGTGTCTTTGGGGCTATACCTCGCTCGCCCCTCACATCCCTCTATTCTGTGGGCTGTACGTCCGTTTGGCGGCGCGTTTTTCCCTTCGCGTGGGTTTCAAAATTCGCTTGACATGATACCACTCGGCGGTGGCGGTGGCTGGCGTGAGCGTGAGCAGCACATAACCGTGATGGACCAGGTCGCGGTAGCGGACGTGCGGGTTGATGCCTCCTTTGGAGAACCGGCGGCTGGCAATTTTTGCCTTCCAACGCGCCACATACTCGTCGTAGTTGGCAGAAGTGATGCTGGGTGCGCAAAACTCGACGCCGACCACGCCCTTGCCTGTTTTGGGGTCGTAAGTGGCGCGGGTGTGCGGGTTTTTCACCAAATCGAACGCCCAAGAGGTGTGGCTATCGCCCGTCACCACCACGATGTTTTTCATGTTGTTTGTTTCAAAAAAATCGAACAGCCGATTGCGAGCGGCAGGGTAGCCATCCCACATGTCCATGAATTTGGGATTTTGCTTGAAAACCTTCGAGGCATCCACCGATGAAAGGAACACCTGATTGCCGATGACTCGCCAAGTAGCGGTGGATTGTTTCATTCCTTGCGTGAGCCACTGCAATTGCTGTTCGCCCAACATGCGCCGACTGTCCGCCGCGAAATCGGGGTCGTTGGCTGATTTGGCCTGTTTGGTGCGCCCTTCGAGTCGGCCATCGAGCATCCAGAGGTCAGCCAAGTCGCCGAATGAAAATTGGCGGTAAAGGTTCTCGCTGGGGCCGCGCCGCACGGGCAGCCATTCGAAGTAAGCCTGTCGGGCGGCGTTCTTGCGGGTTTCCCAGTCGCCTTCCTCGTCGGGTTGGTGGTTCTGTGCGCCTTCGGTGTAGGCATCGTTTGCGATTTCGTGGTCGTCCCAGATAGTGATGAAGGGGTGTCGGGCGTGCACGAGTTGCAGGTCGGGGTCGAGCCGGTAGAGCGAATAGCGGGCGCGGTAATCGTCGAGCGCCACGATTTCTGTCTGGGGGATGTTTTTGCGTGCCAGTTTTTTGTTTCCAAAACCACCCGTCTTGTACTCGTAGATGTAATCGCCGAGGTGGAGCACCACGTCAATGTCGTCGCGGCGGGCAAGCAGGGCGTAGGCGTTGAAATAGCCTGCCTCAAAGTTGGAACAGCTAACTACCGCCATTTTCACCTGTTTGGGCTGGCCTGTCGGCGCTGTTTTGGTGCGCCCTGTGGTGGAGGTAGCTGCGCCATGAGAGAAGCGATAAAAATAATAAGTGTTGGGTGCCAGCCCATCCACATCCACGAGCACCGTGCCGTTGCGCGATGCGTCGGTGGGTGCCTCGCCGTTTTTTAGCACGTTTGAAAAAAGACTATCGGAGGCCAGCTCCCACCTCACGCTCGTTGGCTGCTCCGCGTCGAGGGTGATTTTGGTCCATATCATGACCGAATGAGGGGTCGGGTCGCCGGAAGCCACGCCGTGATAAAAGGGCTTCAGCGCGGGGTTGTAGTAGCGCGACAATGCTTCCAAATATAGTTTTTGCGCCTCGGCGCCATTGACCCATGCTAGGAACAAGCTGAGGAATAGTGTTTTTTTCATAGGACAGTTTGTGCGACACTTGTGCGACGCGACGCGGCGGCAATAGTCCTCTGCCAAACATTGCTTGGTTTTTCAAGCGTAAACGAGGCCGTCTCACAAGTTCAAATTTCGACAGGATTGGCAAGATTCACAGGTTTTTTTACCCAAAAAAGGGCGCGAATCTTGTCAATCCTGTCAAACAAACATCACTTATGAGACATCCTCTTTCAGGCATCAACAAAGAATATCGTTTGGCAGAAATTCTCACTAAAAAGGTTTTGGTGCCCGCTCCCCCAAGGCAAACGCATCAAAATACAACCGACCTCGGAGAGGTCAAATGTTGGTAGAAATGGTGTGTTTTTGTGATAATTATCACGACCTCGGAGAGGTCAAATGTCTATCGCAGCAAACAGGTCACCAACATTCGACCCCGCTGGGGTCGTACACACCGCGAAAATGGGGCGTTTCTACCAACATTTGACCTCTCCGAGGTTTGTGCCATTTTGATGCGTTTGCCCTAGCCCCCTCCCCAGTTCGTGAGCGTGAGCACGCACGGACAAAAGTCAGGGGAAATGGCTCGAAGACGCGGAGAAAGGCGGTGAAATTATCGTTAAGTCCATCACCCCTTGTTGCCCGCCAGAATGGCTTTGTATTCCGATGGGTTGTTGAGCAACTTGACGGCTGCTTCCACTTCGGGGTCGTTTTTGAGCGACTTTCGGACTTTGCCTCGCTGGAAGTAGTAGCGCCCCACGATTTCTTGCTCGATTTCGTGCAGGATACGCCCTTTGTTCTTCGCCAGTTCGCCCTTCTTTTCCGCTTTTATTTTGTTTTCCAGCGTCTGAATGTCGGCAGTGAGCGGCAGGTTTTCGCTGGCGGCGACGGTTCTCAACTCTTTGATTTTCTTTTCGCTCGCCGTTTCGTACTCAAAGTTTTTGTTTTGGACAAAGCGCATGAAATCATCCCAGTCCGTGAATGCGAAGGCCTCCACCGAGTCAATGGATTTGTTTTTGAGCACATACTGTGTCACATAGTCAAAGATGATGTTTTGCTCCAGCAGGGCCTTCACCACGCCAGTGGCGGTGTCGTGGGGCAGCACCACGTCGGGCTTGATGCCGCCGCCGTCGTGCACGATGCGACCGTTGCGGGTCTTGAATTGGGCGCGTTCCGACTCGGGGATGTCCACTGGCTCGCCGTTCTTGTATCGCACCGCCTGAATGCAGCGCCCAGAGGGGATGTAGTATTTGGCGGTGGTGAGTTTCACTTTGGCGTTGTAGCCAATCTCTTTCATGTTTTGCACAAGCCCCTTGCCGTAGCTGCGCTGCCCCATCACCACCGCCCGGTCGAGGTCTTGCAAGGCGCCGGAGGTGACTTCGCTAGCCGAGGCGCTCCATTTGTTGATGAGCACGACAACCGGGATTTGGTCGTCGAGGGGAGTGTTGAAGGTGCGGAACATATTGTCCCATTCGGGCACTTTGCCTTTGGTGCTGACCACAAACTCGCCGCGTGGCACGAAGAGATTCACCAGATTGACGGCTTCGTGAAGCAAGCCGCCGCCGTTGCCGCGCAAATCGAGGATGAAGCCTTTCAGCCCTGGGTTTTGGGTTTTCAGTTTTTCTAGGGCATCGCCCACGTTGCGGGCGGCATCGCGGGTGTAGGTGCTCAGGTTGGCATAGCCGATGTTTTCGGCCACTAAGCCAGAATGCGGCACGTTGGGGATTTCGGTTTCCTCGCGCTCCAACGTGATTTTTAGGTCTTTGCTTTCTCCGGGGCGGCGAATCGTCAGGTCGGACTTGGTGCCGGGGAAGCCTCTCAAAAAGGCCAAGACTTGTTCTTCGGTGCGCCCCTTGGCGTTTTGTCCGTCCACTGCCACGATGGCATCGCCCACTTTTAGGCCAGCTTTGTGCGCCGGGCTGTTCTCGTAGATTTCAGTGACCACCATATAGTCGCCCATGAGTTTGCCCTCGGCACCCACTCCGCTGTATCTGCCGTCGGTCTGGATGCGGTAGCCTTCGATGTCGGTTTCCGAGATGTAATTGGTGTAGGGGTCGAGGCCGCCGAGCATGGCATCGAGGCCGGCGCGCATCACTTTGGCGGGGTCGAGTTCGTCCACATAAGAATGATTGACCTCCCGATAGGCGTTGGCGAAAATTTCGAGGTTTTTGGCGATGTCGAAGTATTTGCCCTGAGCGTGTGCGAGGAGCGCGTGCGCGAGGAGGACGAGGGCAAGAAAAATGCGTGTATGGCTCATAATTTTTCGAAAATCAGCAATTTTTACAGGTTGTCAATAGGCGAAAGGCGGTTTTTTTCAACCCAAAAACGCCTTCAGTATTTCCAGCAATTCCTTCGGTTTGTCGGCGTGTACCCAGTGGCCCGCGTCTGCCACCGTCACGACGTCGGCTTGCGGGAACAGGGATTTGATTAACGGAAAATCCGCGTCTTTGATATAATTCGAGCGGCTGCCGCGCACAAAAAGCGTCGGTTTGTCGAACACCGAAGCATCGGGGCGCACCGGGGCCAGAATGTCGTTGAAATGGCGATGGAGCGCGGGCAGGTTCATCTTCCAAGTGAATGTGCCATCGTGTTCGCGGGTGATGTTTTTCAGCAAAAACTGCCGTGTGCCCACGTCCTTGATGCGCTCCGAAAGGTAGGACTCTGCCTCCTGCCGTGTTTTCATTTTCGACAAATCCATGCCGAGCAGCGCCTCAAAAATGTAAGAATGGTTGTCTTCGGCGGGGCCGGGCGCCATGTCCACCACCACAAGGCGCTCCACCATGTCGGGGTGCGTGAGCGCGAGTTGCATAGCGACCTTCCCGCCCATGCTGTGGCCGACGACGGCTGCCGAAAACATCCATCGCGCCTCCATGAAAGCCTTCATGTCTTCCGCCATTTCGGGATAAGAGTGCTGGGACAGGTGCGGGGAGCGGCCGTGGTTGCGCAGGTCAGGCGTGACGACCAAGTGATGCTCGGCCAGCCCCTTGGCGATAGTTTGCCAGTTGTCTGAAAAGCCAAACAACCCATGCAGGATGATGACGGGGCTGCCTTGGCCAAATTCGCGGTAGTAGAGTTCCATGTGCAGCAAAGAACAGGCAAAAACCCATTCTGTTTGCAAGACGATGCGTTCGCGCAGCAAAACAAAAGCCCCAGCCGCGCCTTTGCGCGGCCGAGGCCAGTCCTGCCCTGCTGTCAAGGGCTATGGGTACTCAACTTCTTCGTGGCGCGGTCAGTCGCAGTCCGAAATTCGCTTGGGCAAGCTCACGGGCACCTTCGGCGGGTGGAAATAGTGGTCGAGCGCCGTTTTTTCCAATTGCTGCCGGAGCGCCGCATCGGCTTTCACACGTTCGTAGCAGTCGCCGCCGTCAGGGGCGAAAGCCGAGAGGATATCCACGCGCACAGAGTAAAGATTGGTGTTGCCCTCCGTGCCAGCAAGATGCTCTATCAGCACCTCAGCCTCACCCACCAGCATGAGACTGGCTTCGTCGCTGTAGCGAAACGCGACAATTTCGCTGACGACCTTGGGGGCATTTTGGCCATGTTCCGTAGAAATGTCCGGCATAATGACGTAGGTTTGCTCGTAAAAAGATTGCTGCGACAAATATATTTCCACTTAATGGAATTAAACAAATAAAAATTCAAATTTTAGATAAAAAATCTAAAATGGGAATTTTTAATTGAATTTTTACTTTTAAAAGCGGAAAATGGCATCACTCACACAGGGAGAAGTCCTCCTGATACTCGTCAAAAGAGATGGCCGCCCGGCGGAACAAATCGCCGAAGCGATGGATGTGGACAAATCCTACCTGCCAAAACTCTATAAAATGGAGCGTTTGCCTCGCAAGCCTTTTGAAAGGGCGAAGGCTATTTTCCCGGAAGCGGAAAAATATTTTGCAGAATCAGCAGAAAAAATGAGCCGCGTGGAGGAGCCTCCCTCCATTTATCGCACAAGCATCGAACCTCCCGCCGACATGGAGCGCCTGCTCGCCGAAAACGCCGCGCTCCGCGAAGAAATCGCCCACCTTTCCAAAATGCTGGAACAGGAGAAAGAAACCAACAAGACCTTGGCCGAAGCCATCCTGAACATGAGCAAACGGCATTAGAGTTGAAAGGGGGTTGAATGAGTTGAAGGGGATACCCTCTTGTTCCCAAACTTTG
This portion of the Saprospiraceae bacterium genome encodes:
- a CDS encoding alkaline phosphatase D family protein — translated: MKKTLFLSLFLAWVNGAEAQKLYLEALSRYYNPALKPFYHGVASGDPTPHSVMIWTKITLDAEQPTSVRWELASDSLFSNVLKNGEAPTDASRNGTVLVDVDGLAPNTYYFYRFSHGAATSTTGRTKTAPTGQPKQVKMAVVSCSNFEAGYFNAYALLARRDDIDVVLHLGDYIYEYKTGGFGNKKLARKNIPQTEIVALDDYRARYSLYRLDPDLQLVHARHPFITIWDDHEIANDAYTEGAQNHQPDEEGDWETRKNAARQAYFEWLPVRRGPSENLYRQFSFGDLADLWMLDGRLEGRTKQAKSANDPDFAADSRRMLGEQQLQWLTQGMKQSTATWRVIGNQVFLSSVDASKVFKQNPKFMDMWDGYPAARNRLFDFFETNNMKNIVVVTGDSHTSWAFDLVKNPHTRATYDPKTGKGVVGVEFCAPSITSANYDEYVARWKAKIASRRFSKGGINPHVRYRDLVHHGYVLLTLTPATATAEWYHVKRILKPTRREKRAAKRTYSPQNRGM
- a CDS encoding PDZ domain-containing protein translates to MSHTRIFLALVLLAHALLAHAQGKYFDIAKNLEIFANAYREVNHSYVDELDPAKVMRAGLDAMLGGLDPYTNYISETDIEGYRIQTDGRYSGVGAEGKLMGDYMVVTEIYENSPAHKAGLKVGDAIVAVDGQNAKGRTEEQVLAFLRGFPGTKSDLTIRRPGESKDLKITLEREETEIPNVPHSGLVAENIGYANLSTYTRDAARNVGDALEKLKTQNPGLKGFILDLRGNGGGLLHEAVNLVNLFVPRGEFVVSTKGKVPEWDNMFRTFNTPLDDQIPVVVLINKWSASASEVTSGALQDLDRAVVMGQRSYGKGLVQNMKEIGYNAKVKLTTAKYYIPSGRCIQAVRYKNGEPVDIPESERAQFKTRNGRIVHDGGGIKPDVVLPHDTATGVVKALLEQNIIFDYVTQYVLKNKSIDSVEAFAFTDWDDFMRFVQNKNFEYETASEKKIKELRTVAASENLPLTADIQTLENKIKAEKKGELAKNKGRILHEIEQEIVGRYYFQRGKVRKSLKNDPEVEAAVKLLNNPSEYKAILAGNKG
- a CDS encoding alpha/beta fold hydrolase, whose translation is MELYYREFGQGSPVIILHGLFGFSDNWQTIAKGLAEHHLVVTPDLRNHGRSPHLSQHSYPEMAEDMKAFMEARWMFSAAVVGHSMGGKVAMQLALTHPDMVERLVVVDMAPGPAEDNHSYIFEALLGMDLSKMKTRQEAESYLSERIKDVGTRQFLLKNITREHDGTFTWKMNLPALHRHFNDILAPVRPDASVFDKPTLFVRGSRSNYIKDADFPLIKSLFPQADVVTVADAGHWVHADKPKELLEILKAFLG